In a single window of the Melissococcus plutonius ATCC 35311 genome:
- a CDS encoding YxeA family protein — translation MKEMLKVLGGIIVIGIMTMFATQFFTKNNTDMFSYVADLVNPFVQVENVYGKLPKKPIESWKDAANDKMDYGYNVQTISKSGEKRTVQLTSFGSKLKVDDSLLKISIKGQYVKKYEVIHQENIPKSVLKKLKGNCERKNCE, via the coding sequence ATGAAAGAAATGTTGAAAGTTTTAGGAGGAATTATAGTAATTGGCATTATGACGATGTTTGCAACACAATTTTTTACTAAGAATAATACAGATATGTTTTCTTATGTTGCAGATCTGGTCAATCCATTTGTTCAGGTAGAAAATGTCTACGGAAAGTTACCAAAAAAGCCTATTGAATCATGGAAAGATGCAGCAAATGATAAAATGGATTATGGCTATAATGTTCAAACAATTTCAAAATCTGGTGAGAAAAGAACTGTACAATTAACTTCTTTTGGAAGTAAGCTGAAAGTTGATGATAGCCTATTGAAAATTTCGATCAAGGGACAATATGTGAAAAAATATGAAGTTATTCATCAAGAGAATATTCCTAAATCTGTGCTGAAAAAATTGAAGGGAAATTGTGAAAGAAAAAATTGCGAATAA